One window of the Brevibacterium limosum genome contains the following:
- the secG gene encoding preprotein translocase subunit SecG: MEILNIILIALLVLTSIFLTLLILMHKGKGGGMSDMFGGGMSSSLGSSGVAERNLNRFTTLMAIIWAACIILLGVLTRFNA, translated from the coding sequence GTGGAAATCCTGAACATCATTCTCATCGCGCTGCTCGTGCTCACGAGCATCTTCCTCACCCTGCTGATCCTCATGCACAAGGGCAAGGGCGGTGGCATGTCCGACATGTTCGGCGGCGGAATGTCCTCGTCGCTGGGGTCCTCGGGCGTGGCCGAGCGCAACCTCAACCGGTTCACGACGCTGATGGCGATCATCTGGGCCGCCTGCATCATCCTGCTGGGCGTCCTCACCCGCTTCAACGCCTGA
- the rapZ gene encoding RNase adapter RapZ, whose protein sequence is MSIQAESTGSDHPIEVVLVTGMSGAGRTTVANVLEDMDWYVVDNLPPQMMRPLVELVARADGALPKIAIVIDAKGRTKYTELQETISDFVDQGLSLRIVFLDASDEVLVRRFESTRRPHPLQGEGTLLEGIEAERSQLESLRHRADIIVDTSDLNVHQLSAEVRKRFSDDDSPPLRLTVMSFGFKYGLPKDADHIADVRFLPNPYWIPHLRGHNGLDSDVAAYVLEQNGAEEFIERYAATLATVAEGYLHEGRGYAMIGIGCTGGKHRSVAISERVGRLLSAQTGIPVTVRHRDLGRE, encoded by the coding sequence GTGAGCATACAGGCCGAATCGACCGGATCCGACCACCCGATCGAGGTTGTGCTCGTCACCGGAATGTCGGGTGCCGGCCGCACGACTGTGGCCAATGTGCTCGAGGACATGGACTGGTACGTCGTCGATAACCTGCCGCCGCAGATGATGCGTCCCCTCGTCGAACTCGTCGCCCGCGCCGACGGCGCCCTGCCGAAGATCGCGATCGTCATCGACGCCAAGGGCCGGACGAAGTACACCGAACTGCAGGAGACCATCAGCGACTTCGTCGATCAGGGACTGTCCCTGCGCATCGTCTTCCTCGACGCCTCCGACGAAGTCCTCGTCCGACGCTTCGAATCGACGAGGCGACCCCACCCGCTGCAGGGGGAGGGGACCCTGCTGGAAGGCATCGAAGCCGAACGCTCCCAGCTCGAGTCGCTGCGGCACCGGGCCGATATCATCGTCGACACTTCCGATCTCAACGTGCACCAGCTGTCGGCGGAAGTGCGCAAGCGCTTCAGCGACGATGACTCGCCGCCGCTGCGTCTGACCGTCATGAGCTTCGGCTTCAAATACGGACTGCCGAAGGACGCCGACCACATCGCCGACGTCCGCTTCCTGCCCAATCCATACTGGATACCCCACCTGCGCGGACACAACGGACTCGACTCCGACGTCGCAGCGTACGTCCTCGAACAGAACGGCGCCGAGGAGTTCATCGAACGCTATGCCGCAACCCTGGCGACGGTCGCCGAAGGCTACCTCCACGAGGGCCGCGGCTACGCGATGATCGGCATCGGCTGCACCGGCGGCAAACACCGTTCGGTGGCGATCAGCGAACGTGTCGGCCGGCTGCTGTCGGCGCAGACCGGGATTCCCGTGACCGTGCGCCACCGCGATCTGGGAAGAGAATGA
- the gap gene encoding type I glyceraldehyde-3-phosphate dehydrogenase, with protein sequence MRRIAINGFGRIGRALFRLSLEPDTDFEVVAINDLTDTTTLAHLLTHDSVWPRFDHDVDAAAEAIIVDGREIAVTSQADPAAIDWSSHNVELVVEATGRFTRQDQAEAHLGGTVNTVVLSAPGKDVDATLVMGVNEDTFDPSAHSVVSNASCTTNCMATVVKALDDALGVESGLLNTVHAYTGDQMLVDGPHRDLRRARAAAVNIVPTTTGAARTVGRVMPHLEGKLDGLAVRVPVPAGSIIDFTFTTGTHADRDEVNAILAAAADGSAYLDYSADELVSSDIVGTTASAIVDSKLTMVLGDQIKVVAWYDNEWGYTNRLKDMVSYILSERDS encoded by the coding sequence ATGAGACGAATCGCCATCAACGGCTTCGGCCGAATCGGTCGTGCCCTGTTCCGTCTGTCCCTCGAACCCGATACCGATTTCGAGGTCGTGGCCATCAACGATCTCACCGATACGACGACCCTGGCCCATCTGCTCACCCACGACTCCGTGTGGCCGCGATTCGACCATGACGTCGACGCCGCCGCGGAGGCGATCATCGTCGACGGACGTGAAATCGCAGTCACCAGCCAGGCCGACCCGGCGGCCATCGACTGGAGCTCCCACAACGTCGAACTCGTCGTCGAAGCCACCGGACGCTTCACCCGCCAGGATCAGGCCGAGGCCCACCTCGGCGGCACCGTGAACACGGTCGTGCTCTCCGCCCCGGGAAAAGACGTCGATGCCACCCTCGTCATGGGCGTGAACGAAGACACCTTCGATCCGTCCGCGCACTCCGTGGTCTCGAACGCCTCGTGCACGACGAACTGCATGGCCACCGTCGTCAAGGCCCTCGATGACGCCCTCGGCGTCGAATCCGGGCTGCTCAACACCGTCCACGCCTACACCGGCGACCAGATGCTCGTCGACGGGCCCCACCGGGATCTGCGCCGTGCCCGCGCCGCCGCCGTGAACATCGTGCCCACCACGACGGGAGCCGCACGCACTGTCGGCCGGGTCATGCCCCACCTCGAAGGCAAGCTCGACGGTCTCGCCGTGCGCGTGCCCGTGCCTGCCGGATCGATCATCGACTTCACCTTCACCACCGGCACGCACGCCGATCGGGATGAGGTCAACGCGATCCTCGCCGCCGCAGCGGACGGCTCGGCCTACCTCGACTACTCCGCCGACGAACTCGTCTCCAGCGACATCGTCGGCACGACCGCCTCGGCGATCGTCGATTCCAAGCTCACGATGGTGCTCGGAGACCAGATCAAGGTGGTGGCGTGGTACGACAACGAGTGGGGCTACACGAACCGACTCAAAGACATGGTCAGCTATATTCTCAGCGAAAGGGACTCATGA
- the tal gene encoding transaldolase — protein MSERLQQLSGAGVSIWLDDLSRTRLESGDLARLIEDSAVTGVTTNPTIFANAISAANDYDSAVAELGASGADVDSAIEALTTTDVAEAARLFRPVFESTDGEDGRVSIEVAPPLAHDAEGTVASAKALWERVGEPNAMIKIPATEEGLRAISETIAAGISVNVTLVFSLTRYRHVVEAFLQGLEKARAAGHDLSTIRSVASVFVSRVDSEIDSRLDAVEDPKAAELKGKAGIANCVLAHEIHSQLFTSERFRVLELAGARPQRLLWASTGVKNPDYSDTMYVTGLVAPNTVNTMPEPTLEAFADHGEVTGQITSEHYRAADEVFDALARLGIDYADVMTVLEEQGLKKFDVSWTELQVTIRTALDRS, from the coding sequence ATGAGTGAACGTCTCCAGCAGCTCAGCGGAGCCGGGGTCTCGATCTGGCTCGACGACCTCTCCCGCACCCGGCTCGAATCCGGCGACCTCGCCCGACTCATTGAGGACTCCGCGGTCACGGGGGTGACGACGAATCCGACGATCTTCGCCAACGCGATCTCCGCTGCGAACGACTACGATTCCGCGGTCGCCGAGCTCGGTGCCTCGGGCGCCGATGTGGATTCGGCGATCGAGGCTCTGACCACGACGGATGTCGCCGAGGCGGCTCGTCTGTTCCGACCGGTCTTCGAGTCCACGGACGGTGAGGACGGTCGCGTGTCGATCGAGGTCGCTCCCCCGCTGGCTCACGATGCAGAAGGCACCGTGGCCTCGGCGAAGGCCCTGTGGGAACGCGTCGGCGAGCCGAATGCGATGATCAAGATCCCCGCCACCGAGGAGGGGCTCCGGGCGATCTCCGAGACGATCGCGGCAGGGATCAGCGTCAACGTCACTCTCGTGTTCTCCCTGACCCGGTACCGTCACGTCGTCGAAGCCTTCCTGCAGGGTCTGGAGAAGGCCCGCGCCGCCGGCCATGACCTCTCGACGATCCGGTCGGTGGCTTCGGTGTTCGTCTCCCGTGTGGATTCGGAGATCGATTCCCGTCTCGACGCCGTCGAGGATCCGAAGGCCGCAGAGCTCAAGGGCAAGGCGGGCATCGCGAACTGCGTGCTCGCCCATGAGATCCACTCGCAGCTGTTCACCTCCGAACGCTTCCGGGTCCTCGAACTCGCCGGGGCCCGTCCGCAGCGCCTGCTGTGGGCCTCGACGGGGGTGAAGAATCCCGACTACTCCGACACGATGTATGTGACCGGTCTCGTGGCACCGAACACCGTGAACACGATGCCCGAACCCACTCTGGAGGCCTTCGCCGACCACGGTGAGGTCACCGGGCAGATCACGTCGGAGCACTACCGCGCCGCCGACGAGGTCTTCGATGCTCTGGCACGACTGGGCATCGACTATGCCGACGTCATGACCGTGCTCGAAGAGCAGGGTCTGAAGAAATTCGACGTCAGCTGGACCGAACTCCAGGTTACGATCCGTACGGCTCTGGACCGCTCATGA
- a CDS encoding phosphoglycerate kinase, with translation MRTFDDAGIFAGHTVLVRSDLNVPMDDGTITDRGRILASAGTIRSLAEAGAKVIVMSHLGRPKGEHDPQFSLAPIVPELAEAIGRPVAFATDTVGDDAKTKAAALSDGDVLLLENLRFNPGETAKDDAQREEFAAQLAALADDFVSDGFGVVHRKQASVFDIAGLLPHFAGSLVRAEVEVSDRLLNDPASPFTVVLGGSKVSDKLGVIDNLIDRADNLLIGGGMVFTFLAALGHDIGSSLVEKDRVEDVKGYLERSGSGGARIVLPTDIVMAASFAADADSWVRPVAELEDTPAGANGLGLDIGPESANAYAEIIAGSTTVFWNGPMGVFEFPAFAAGTKAVAQALTGGGTGEGKRLTVVGGGDSAAAVRSLDFADDAFGHISTGGGASLEYLEGKALPGLDALG, from the coding sequence ATGAGGACATTCGACGATGCGGGCATCTTCGCCGGCCACACTGTGCTCGTCCGCAGCGATCTCAACGTGCCGATGGACGATGGCACGATCACCGACCGCGGGCGCATCCTGGCCTCGGCCGGAACGATCAGGTCCCTCGCCGAGGCGGGAGCCAAGGTCATCGTGATGTCGCATCTGGGTCGTCCCAAGGGGGAACATGATCCGCAGTTCTCGCTGGCTCCGATCGTCCCCGAACTCGCCGAGGCCATCGGCCGTCCGGTCGCCTTCGCCACGGACACCGTCGGTGACGATGCGAAGACGAAGGCCGCCGCCCTGTCCGACGGTGACGTGCTGCTGCTGGAGAACCTGCGGTTCAACCCCGGCGAGACGGCGAAGGACGATGCGCAGCGGGAGGAATTCGCCGCCCAGCTGGCTGCCTTGGCCGATGACTTCGTCTCCGACGGATTCGGCGTCGTCCACCGCAAGCAGGCCTCGGTCTTCGACATCGCCGGACTGCTCCCGCACTTCGCCGGTTCGCTGGTGCGTGCCGAGGTCGAAGTCAGCGACCGGCTGCTCAATGACCCGGCCTCACCGTTCACAGTCGTTCTCGGCGGATCGAAGGTCTCGGACAAGCTCGGCGTCATCGACAACCTCATCGACCGTGCCGACAATCTGCTCATCGGCGGGGGAATGGTCTTCACCTTCCTCGCCGCCCTCGGGCACGACATCGGTTCGAGCCTCGTCGAGAAGGACCGAGTCGAGGACGTCAAGGGCTACCTCGAACGATCCGGATCCGGCGGCGCACGCATCGTCCTGCCCACCGATATCGTCATGGCCGCCTCCTTCGCCGCCGACGCCGACAGCTGGGTTCGCCCCGTCGCCGAACTCGAAGACACCCCGGCAGGGGCGAACGGTCTCGGCCTCGACATCGGCCCCGAATCGGCAAACGCCTACGCCGAGATCATCGCAGGCTCCACCACCGTGTTCTGGAACGGACCGATGGGCGTCTTCGAATTCCCGGCCTTCGCCGCCGGCACCAAGGCCGTCGCCCAAGCACTGACCGGTGGCGGCACCGGCGAAGGAAAGCGGCTGACCGTCGTCGGCGGCGGTGACTCCGCAGCCGCCGTGCGCAGCCTCGACTTCGCCGACGACGCCTTCGGCCATATCTCCACCGGCGGCGGTGCCAGCCTCGAATACCTCGAAGGCAAGGCACTGCCCGGACTCGACGCACTCGGATGA
- the tpiA gene encoding triose-phosphate isomerase, with the protein MSDRTLLLAGNWKMNHDHLEAISAVQKLAWALEDAKLDESRCEVVVIPPFTDIRSVQTLVQGDKLWLKYGAQDVSQHSPGAHTGEIAASFLSRLGCSYVVIGHSERRADNHETNEVVAAKIKAALSAELTPILCVGESLEQRQGKSHVEFTLGQLDESLAGSDAADLEGLVIAYEPVWAIGTGETATAADAAEMSSAIRARIGQKYGDSLAQTTRILYGGSVKADNVAEIVASADVDGSLVGGASLSGPDFAALCKAAVAK; encoded by the coding sequence ATGAGCGACCGCACCCTGCTGCTGGCAGGCAACTGGAAGATGAACCACGACCACCTCGAGGCGATCTCCGCCGTCCAGAAACTCGCCTGGGCACTCGAGGACGCAAAACTCGACGAGAGCCGCTGCGAAGTCGTCGTCATTCCGCCCTTCACCGACATCCGTTCGGTGCAGACCCTCGTCCAGGGCGACAAGCTGTGGCTGAAATACGGAGCCCAGGACGTCTCCCAGCACTCTCCCGGAGCACACACCGGAGAGATCGCCGCATCGTTCCTCTCCCGCCTCGGCTGCAGCTATGTGGTCATCGGCCACAGCGAACGTCGAGCGGACAACCATGAGACCAACGAGGTCGTGGCCGCGAAGATCAAGGCCGCACTCTCGGCCGAACTCACACCGATCCTCTGCGTGGGGGAGTCGCTGGAACAGCGCCAGGGGAAGAGCCACGTCGAGTTCACCCTCGGACAGCTCGACGAATCCCTGGCCGGATCCGACGCCGCAGATCTCGAGGGGCTCGTCATCGCCTACGAACCTGTGTGGGCGATCGGCACCGGTGAGACCGCCACCGCCGCCGATGCCGCCGAAATGTCGTCGGCCATCCGGGCGCGGATCGGACAGAAGTACGGCGACAGCCTGGCCCAGACGACCCGCATCCTCTACGGCGGATCGGTCAAGGCCGACAATGTGGCCGAGATCGTCGCCTCCGCGGATGTCGACGGCTCACTGGTGGGAGGCGCGAGTCTGAGCGGCCCCGACTTCGCCGCTTTGTGCAAGGCCGCGGTCGCGAAGTAG
- a CDS encoding glucose-6-phosphate isomerase, with protein MKLSLSVPVGEEFDVEAARLIDAGPASRLSRQDAELFDGAADAADRMGWVDLPQEAAELLDQIDSLRARLQEQGLRTISLAGMGGSSLAPEVMTQTAGVRLEIVDSTDPNQVAEAIGTDLERTVLIIASKSGTTVETDSIRRSFAAAFESIGVDPASRMIAITDPGTELEALAAEQGFLATFLAEPTVGGRFSALSAFGLVPAGLAGADVRGIVAEAAEAVPHLSADSLDNPALRFGTWLSIAHARTTEKLVLAETAPQLRGLGAWVEQLVAESLGKDGQGILPVVVDSPADIGFSDARADALLCLLGPSAGDAELGAPSGFEATITGGLGELFLFWEYATAIAGYSIGVNPFDQPDVEAAKAQARQLLDGPDSGQSGQPKFREGEIDVLDVVDEATDLIGALQELFSQVDEYGYVGVQAYLDRIADAEAAELRPLVSTHAGVQTTFGFGPRYLHSTGQYHKGGHPNGVFLQITGEARTDLLVPGRSYGFAELQRAQAAGDAAVLAEKGRPVLRLHLLDRARGLEQLRRAIASISPLHHFGLD; from the coding sequence ATGAAGCTCTCACTCTCTGTTCCCGTCGGCGAAGAATTCGATGTCGAGGCCGCGCGTCTCATCGACGCCGGTCCGGCCTCCCGCCTCAGCCGCCAAGATGCCGAGCTCTTCGACGGTGCCGCGGATGCCGCGGACCGGATGGGCTGGGTGGATCTGCCGCAGGAGGCCGCAGAGCTGCTCGATCAGATCGATTCCCTGCGGGCACGACTGCAGGAGCAGGGTCTGCGCACGATCAGCCTGGCCGGAATGGGCGGATCGTCGCTCGCCCCCGAGGTGATGACCCAGACCGCGGGCGTCCGGCTCGAGATCGTCGATTCGACGGATCCGAACCAGGTCGCCGAGGCGATCGGCACCGACCTCGAACGCACGGTCCTCATCATCGCCTCGAAGTCCGGAACCACGGTGGAGACGGATTCGATCCGACGCAGCTTCGCCGCGGCTTTCGAATCGATCGGCGTCGATCCGGCGTCACGGATGATCGCGATCACCGACCCGGGGACGGAGCTCGAGGCGTTGGCCGCCGAGCAGGGCTTCCTCGCGACCTTCCTCGCCGAGCCCACGGTCGGTGGGCGGTTCAGTGCGCTCTCGGCCTTCGGACTCGTTCCCGCGGGTCTGGCCGGTGCGGATGTGCGCGGAATCGTCGCCGAGGCGGCTGAGGCAGTCCCGCACCTGTCCGCCGACAGTCTGGACAACCCGGCGCTGCGGTTCGGCACCTGGCTGAGCATCGCTCATGCCCGGACGACGGAGAAGCTCGTCCTCGCCGAAACCGCTCCGCAGCTGCGCGGCCTCGGTGCCTGGGTCGAGCAGCTCGTCGCCGAATCCCTCGGCAAGGACGGACAGGGCATCCTTCCCGTCGTCGTCGACTCCCCCGCCGACATCGGGTTCTCCGACGCACGAGCGGACGCGCTGCTGTGCCTGCTCGGGCCCTCGGCCGGCGACGCGGAGCTGGGCGCACCGTCCGGTTTCGAAGCCACGATCACCGGCGGATTGGGTGAGCTGTTCCTGTTCTGGGAATACGCCACGGCCATCGCCGGATACAGCATCGGGGTCAATCCCTTCGACCAGCCCGATGTGGAAGCGGCGAAGGCGCAGGCCAGGCAGCTGCTCGACGGACCGGACTCCGGTCAGTCGGGGCAGCCGAAGTTCCGTGAGGGAGAGATCGACGTCCTCGACGTCGTCGACGAAGCCACGGATCTCATCGGTGCTCTGCAGGAGCTCTTCTCACAGGTAGACGAGTACGGCTACGTCGGCGTTCAGGCCTACCTGGACCGGATCGCCGATGCCGAGGCGGCAGAGCTGCGTCCGCTCGTGTCCACTCATGCGGGCGTGCAGACGACGTTCGGCTTCGGTCCCCGCTACCTGCATTCGACCGGTCAGTATCACAAGGGCGGTCATCCGAACGGAGTGTTCCTCCAGATCACCGGTGAGGCTCGCACGGATCTGCTGGTGCCGGGGCGAAGCTACGGCTTCGCTGAGCTGCAGCGTGCCCAGGCCGCAGGCGATGCGGCTGTGCTGGCCGAGAAGGGCCGGCCCGTGCTGCGCCTCCATCTGCTTGATCGTGCCCGTGGGCTCGAGCAGCTGCGGAGGGCGATCGCGTCGATCAGCCCGCTCCACCACTTCGGCCTCGACTGA
- a CDS encoding gluconeogenesis factor YvcK family protein, with translation METEDLPVITTGAQNDGPSIVSFGGGHGLYAALRAFRLLTEDLTAVVTVADDGGSSGRLRDELGGLPPGDLRMALAALCDDGTWGQTWRDVIQHRFESAGELHGHAVGNLLIAALWQIHGDHVAGLDWMARLLRAHGRVLPMSSVPLTIEADVKFPGSFQVVRGQSVLASTIGHVETVRLDPAAPPARYETIEAVEEADVLNLGPGSWYTSVMPHLLVPSLAEAIVASTAVKSLTLNLSSTDGETKDLSLGEHLVSLHRHARSLTLDYVLVDEAATELEPDLSQRAEDMFGAKLWERPLRSRRQGQHDSLKLAACYRDMLLDAGIGVAEQW, from the coding sequence ATGGAGACCGAAGACCTGCCCGTCATCACCACGGGTGCACAGAACGATGGTCCCAGCATCGTCTCCTTCGGCGGAGGCCACGGACTCTACGCCGCACTGAGGGCGTTCCGTCTGCTCACCGAAGACCTCACCGCCGTCGTCACAGTCGCCGACGACGGAGGCTCCTCCGGGCGTCTGCGCGACGAACTCGGCGGGCTGCCTCCCGGGGACCTGCGGATGGCCCTGGCCGCGCTCTGTGATGACGGCACCTGGGGCCAGACCTGGCGTGACGTCATCCAGCACCGTTTCGAATCCGCAGGAGAGCTGCACGGTCACGCGGTGGGCAATCTGCTCATCGCCGCACTCTGGCAGATCCACGGCGATCACGTCGCCGGCCTGGACTGGATGGCCAGACTGCTGCGCGCCCACGGCCGGGTGCTGCCGATGTCCTCGGTGCCGCTGACGATCGAAGCCGATGTGAAGTTCCCCGGCTCGTTCCAAGTCGTGCGCGGACAGTCCGTGCTCGCCTCCACCATCGGCCACGTCGAGACCGTGCGCCTCGACCCGGCGGCCCCACCCGCCCGCTACGAGACGATCGAAGCCGTGGAGGAAGCCGACGTCCTCAACCTCGGTCCCGGCTCCTGGTACACCTCGGTGATGCCCCACCTGCTCGTGCCCTCTCTGGCGGAGGCGATCGTGGCCTCGACAGCGGTGAAATCCCTCACGCTCAACCTCAGTTCCACCGACGGTGAGACGAAGGATCTGAGCCTCGGCGAACACCTCGTCTCCCTGCACCGGCATGCACGCTCGCTGACCTTGGACTACGTCCTCGTCGACGAGGCCGCCACCGAACTCGAACCCGACCTGTCGCAGCGGGCCGAGGACATGTTCGGAGCGAAACTCTGGGAACGCCCCCTGCGCTCACGGAGGCAGGGTCAACATGACAGCCTCAAACTCGCGGCATGCTACCGTGACATGTTGTTGGACGCCGGGATCGGCGTCGCCGAGCAGTGGTAG
- the whiA gene encoding DNA-binding protein WhiA encodes MALTAQVKDELARVKITRTSARKAEVSSIFRFSSALHLVNGSIVLEAELDTAQAAKRLRAEIKDLYGQHADIVVINAAGIRRSNRYLLRVSRDGGALARQTGLVDNRGRPVRGLPSAIVNGSVADAEAAWRGAFLAHGSLTEPGRSSALEVTCPGPEAALALVGAARRLGLSAKAREVRGVDRVVIRDGDDIAALLTRMGSHSAVLVWEERRMRREVRATANRLANFDDANLRRSARAAVAAGARVERALEILGDEVPEHLRYAGELRVTHKQASLEELGQLADPPMTKDAVAGRIRRLLSTADKHAEELGIPGTEASLTPEMLEDR; translated from the coding sequence ATGGCACTGACCGCTCAGGTCAAGGACGAGTTGGCGCGAGTGAAGATCACACGCACCTCCGCCCGCAAGGCCGAGGTGTCCTCGATCTTCCGGTTCTCGTCGGCTCTCCACCTCGTCAACGGCTCGATTGTCCTCGAAGCCGAACTCGATACTGCTCAGGCAGCCAAACGACTGCGCGCGGAGATCAAGGACCTCTACGGTCAGCATGCCGATATCGTCGTCATCAACGCTGCCGGCATCCGCCGATCCAACCGCTATCTGCTGCGCGTGAGCCGCGACGGCGGAGCGCTGGCCCGCCAGACCGGCCTCGTCGACAACCGCGGCCGTCCCGTGCGCGGACTGCCCTCGGCCATCGTCAACGGCTCCGTCGCCGATGCCGAAGCCGCCTGGCGCGGTGCCTTCCTCGCTCACGGGTCCCTGACAGAGCCGGGACGTTCCTCGGCCCTCGAGGTCACGTGCCCCGGCCCCGAGGCGGCTCTCGCCCTCGTCGGTGCGGCCCGTCGGCTCGGCCTGAGTGCGAAGGCCCGCGAAGTCCGCGGAGTCGACCGCGTCGTCATCCGCGACGGCGACGATATCGCCGCCCTGCTCACCCGCATGGGCTCCCACAGCGCCGTGCTGGTCTGGGAAGAACGACGGATGCGCCGGGAAGTCCGTGCGACAGCGAACCGTCTGGCGAACTTCGACGATGCGAACCTGCGCCGCTCGGCCCGTGCCGCTGTCGCCGCCGGTGCCCGCGTCGAACGCGCCCTGGAGATCCTCGGCGACGAGGTCCCCGAGCACCTCCGCTACGCCGGAGAGCTGCGGGTGACCCACAAACAGGCGTCCCTCGAAGAACTCGGTCAACTCGCTGACCCGCCGATGACGAAGGACGCAGTGGCCGGACGGATCCGGCGGCTGCTGTCGACGGCGGACAAGCATGCGGAAGAACTGGGAATTCCCGGCACTGAAGCCAGTCTGACCCCGGAAATGCTCGAGGATCGCTAA